A single Lolium perenne isolate Kyuss_39 chromosome 6, Kyuss_2.0, whole genome shotgun sequence DNA region contains:
- the LOC127307369 gene encoding uncharacterized protein, with translation MWGDVVSVVRQGLRWRRRRGRRTTARVVDESALDAVVAAEDGGAAPGATVAPSVAGALARALLALACAVRFDGDGVSTEEAWAASAWRPRADEVSHLMVRESMRYAIYA, from the coding sequence ATGTGGGGCGACGTGGTGTCGGTGGTCCGGCAGGGcctgcggtggcggcggcggagggggaggAGGACGACGGCTCGGGTGGTGGACGAGAGCGCGCTGGATGCCGTCGTCGCCGCGGAGGACGGCGGTGCCGCGCCTGGCGCCACGGTGGCGCCGAGCGTGGCCGGCGCGCTGGCCAGGGCGCTGCTGGCGCTCGCGTGCGCCGTCCGCTTCGACGGCGACGGCGTGTCCACGGAGGAGGCCTGGGCGGCCAGCGCGTGGCGGCCGCGCGCCGACGAGGTCAGCCACCTCATGGTGCGCGAGAGCATGCGCTACGCCATCTACGCGTAG